Part of the Nitrosophilus alvini genome, CTGTTGCCGATATCACAAAGAAGCAATCTCAATTCTCCAGTTTATAGATTTAAGCAGACTTTGGGCTTTTGCACATACCGGTGCATCAGTTATCAGTATCTTCTTTTTAAATCCGTGCGAAAAAGATTTGCTCAAAAGTTCTGAAACCTCTTCATAGCTTTGGGCATCTTTTACCAAAACCCTGCTTTTTCTGCTCGTAAAAATTATGAGCATATATTTGTTATCGACTGTAAGCGCATTGAAGACTGATACTCTTTTTCTTATACCGTACTTTTTCAAATCCACAGGTTCAAATTTTTTAAAAATCAGACCCTTCTTTTGGAAAAAATCTATCAAATTTTTCATTTTTGCAGCTGAAAATATCTATCTTTGTAATAAAATCTGTCTTCTGCAGCAAAGATATAGTCATCAATCTCATCAGGAAGTTTAAAAATGTTTGATACTCGAAGAGTATGATCGGTAGCTATCATATAGCCCTCTTTTTCAATAATATAGAGATATTCTCCATATATTACGCCGGTAAAATGTGCAAAGGGGTATTTTCTTGTTTTCAAAACATTCAAATCAGCATCTGTCAAAACCACTCTACCGTCTTTGGCAAGTATATATATTCCTTCATTTAAAAAGAGAATATCCGAAATTTCCATATCAAGGGTATTTATATCTTCAGGATTGACAGAGATTACTTTATTCGGAGTGGCTGCCACAAGTCTATTGTTAAGGACATCCAAAAAAATGATATTGTTTAGAAACTTCTCGGTACCCACAATTATTGTTCTAATCGCTTTTTTTGTCTTTTTGTCGACAATGATTATCTTTCCGTCAAGAGTAGGAACAAGAATTATTTCTTCCATAAAATAGGGATTTGCTATTTTTGTATCTACTGAAAAAATCTCATCCGATTTTATAGAATTTAAAACTTTTTCCTCTTTCCAGTCAAAGATCCCTATTTCATTATTATCAAAAACAAGTACAACTATATCCCCTTCCATTTTGGCAGCAGCTACTCTTTTCATGTCAAAATGGTGTCTTAAAACCTCTTTGCCGCTTTTTTTTGAGATGATAACCATGTCTCCGCAGCTGTGAGCAGCTATGACATATTCATCATTATCTGAGACAAATTCAAAATCTTTTGGAATTTTTATATCCAAAACACCGCTTTTTGTAATAACCTGTCCATTTTCGAGAGTTGCTCCATCTCTTGTAATATCTATTATCTTTGCAGGGAGTTCTCCGTCATACTCCACTTTGCCTGCTATCTCTTCAGGCTCAAAATACTGTTTTGAACTACATCCTGAAAATAGAAAAAAAGTTGCCAAAAAAAGATAAGTGATTACTTTTTTCATTTGCCGCCTTTCACACTATAGTGCAATAAGAATTTTGCAAATATTTTTGCGGGAGAATTTTCCGGCACTGATTCAAGGAGTTTTTTGCCCTCTTCGATTTTTTTCTCTTTGAAAAGCAGAAACGCTTCATCTAAAACAGCCAAATCTTTAAGCAGAGCATCCTGAGTATATCTGTAATCCTTCAAAACTTTTTCATCTTTTGAAATTGCCGCATATTGGTATTTTGCAATATCCGAAAGAACGTTTATATTTTTTGCAGCTATACTTTTAAGAATTTCAGCATCATTTTTTTGCAAAGCTTTTTGAAAAACAAATGCGTTATATAATGAAGGATTTTTCTCTTTCAGAAGCATCAGCGCTTCTTTGTCTTCCGGATTTTGCTGAAGCTTGATATAGGCTTCATTTGATACTTTCAGGTCATGGGAAACCTTCAAATCATATGCAGTATATCCCAATGCAGCAACTATGGCAACAATACATATACCGATAATGACCTTTTTATATTTTTTGTAAAATCTTTCAACTTTTATTATCTGTTCTAAAAATTTCTCTTCATTAGAGAGCTCTTCTTTCAATATCTGAATATTCTCTTTTGTACTCAAAGGGACCCCTTTTTCACAATATTTTAAGCTAGTATAATATCAAATCAAAGATAAAATGCATATAAGGTCACCTTTAAAAAGGGGGTATACCCCCAAAATACTTTTTTGGGTGCAATTAAATTTTTTTTTGCTAAAATTATTCATCTATATTGTCAAAGTATCGAAATAAAAGGAAAATTATGAAAATAGACAACTCTTTACTAGAAAGACTCGAAAAACTTGCACACCTCAGTATAGAAGAAGAGAAAAAAGAGGAGATACTTGAAGAACTAAACAAATTTCTCTCTTTTGTTGAAAATCTGAATGAGCTCGATATATCAGGGCTGGATGCTTCATTCACAACTCTTGAAGGGGGCTCGCCGTTCAGAAAAGATGAACCTATATCCCAAGAAGAGATACCCGAAGCTATACTGAGTAATGCACCCGAGAGCAGCGAGGACTTTTTTATTGTCCCGAAAATAATCGAATAATACCTCTTTGCCCCAAAAGGAAATTTTATGAGCGAACTGGATATAAAAAAGCTGTTAAAAAGTGTTGTCGCCTACAAAGCCTCTGACCTTCATCTTGTAAGCAGAAGCGAACCGCAGATAAGAATAGACGGTAAACTGGTTCCCTTGAATCTACCG contains:
- the gatC gene encoding Asp-tRNA(Asn)/Glu-tRNA(Gln) amidotransferase subunit GatC → MKIDNSLLERLEKLAHLSIEEEKKEEILEELNKFLSFVENLNELDISGLDASFTTLEGGSPFRKDEPISQEEIPEAILSNAPESSEDFFIVPKIIE